One genomic window of Maribacter aquivivus includes the following:
- a CDS encoding endo alpha-1,4 polygalactosaminidase, whose amino-acid sequence MQFLKYSLIVIFCLLGCGDKEELPNTLMDFEPIENDEVDSMDTEEVDSIDSIDYRDEMRSFVIKMSDYAKSAIPGFVVIPQNGIELITEKNNPNGEIFKDYLQATDANGQENLFYGYNGDDIETNTEVTNYLVDYLKVAQANGNQIFTIDYCSSNDNIENSIDKNQNLNFISFAATDRNLRVIPELSEKQLQSTKDINVLEDAHNFLFLVNYSNYETKENLINEVELTDYDIIFMDMFFNDGTTFDRSMIERLKLRTNGTKRMVICYMSIGEAENYRYYWDASWETKTPVWLDEENPNWPGNYKVKYWNPEWQRIIYGTEESYLDNIIRLNFNGIYLDIVDAFEYYE is encoded by the coding sequence ATGCAATTTTTAAAATATAGCCTAATAGTTATTTTTTGCTTGTTAGGTTGCGGGGACAAGGAAGAATTGCCAAATACATTAATGGATTTTGAACCTATTGAGAATGACGAGGTTGATTCTATGGATACTGAAGAGGTGGATTCTATTGATAGCATAGATTATCGCGATGAAATGCGGTCATTTGTCATTAAAATGAGTGATTATGCTAAGTCTGCAATACCTGGTTTTGTGGTTATACCTCAGAATGGTATTGAGCTGATTACTGAGAAAAACAATCCCAATGGCGAAATTTTCAAGGATTATCTACAAGCTACCGATGCAAATGGACAGGAAAATCTTTTTTACGGTTATAATGGTGATGATATTGAGACCAATACAGAAGTAACCAATTATTTGGTCGACTATTTAAAAGTAGCCCAAGCTAATGGCAATCAAATTTTTACTATTGATTATTGTAGTTCAAACGATAACATTGAGAATTCGATTGATAAAAACCAAAATTTAAACTTCATTTCATTTGCAGCAACAGATAGAAACCTAAGGGTTATTCCAGAATTATCAGAGAAACAATTACAATCAACAAAAGATATAAATGTACTAGAGGATGCCCATAATTTTCTTTTTTTGGTCAATTACAGTAATTATGAAACCAAAGAAAATTTAATCAATGAAGTAGAGCTGACGGATTATGATATAATATTCATGGATATGTTTTTTAATGATGGTACCACATTCGACAGATCTATGATAGAAAGGCTAAAGTTAAGGACTAATGGAACCAAAAGAATGGTCATTTGTTATATGTCTATAGGGGAGGCAGAAAATTATAGATATTATTGGGATGCATCTTGGGAAACTAAAACACCTGTTTGGTTGGACGAAGAAAACCCTAATTGGCCCGGTAACTACAAGGTAAAATACTGGAATCCGGAATGGCAAAGGATTATTTATGGTACTGAAGAATCCTATTTGGATAACATTATACGTTTAAATTTTAACGGTATCTATTTAGATATTGTTGACGCGTTCGAATATTATGAGTAG
- the pelF gene encoding GT4 family glycosyltransferase PelF has product MIKKDPKQILLICEGTYPFNTGGVSTWANDLCSRINNAEFVVYSINSVVENTSKYSFSNQIKKIIQVPMWSPEEPLDCVDYGIDYLDILEGKERTTPDVINFKFKESFRIFLNEMYAEKRSISVLDKSFYEMWSFFQEYDYKTAMGSSIIWDTFCATITEVLPKDELNRVTLEDMTTGLRWIYRFLIPMAIKVPKVDISHVTIAGVAIIPALALKYKYGTPILVTEHGVFIRERLLSISTGNYSFFLKKLLINFSECVTKLAYFHATKITTVSNFNMPWEAYYGADIKKTSVIYNGVDHRKFKPLPKPKHLENTPTVVAAARIFELKDILTMVRTCNEVQKKVPNVQFLVYGNKDAVPEYTRECESLIKDLGLGQNFFLNGFHNTPHELYAEGDISILTSISEGFPFTVIESMSCGIPVVATDVGGVSEALDENCGALCKPKDHIQLARQVIILLQDRELRLLKGKNARKKVCENFTLEKFVQAFEDTYDSLSQKRVRLIKLEPSGIIPIQSVG; this is encoded by the coding sequence ATGATTAAAAAAGATCCAAAACAAATACTTTTAATATGTGAGGGCACTTATCCTTTTAATACCGGGGGTGTTTCTACTTGGGCAAATGACCTATGTTCTAGAATCAATAATGCCGAGTTTGTAGTATATTCTATAAACTCAGTAGTTGAGAATACTTCTAAATATTCTTTTTCGAATCAAATAAAAAAAATCATACAAGTACCCATGTGGTCCCCAGAGGAACCATTAGATTGTGTGGATTATGGGATTGATTACCTTGATATTTTAGAAGGTAAGGAAAGAACTACCCCAGACGTTATCAATTTTAAGTTCAAAGAGAGTTTTAGGATATTTCTCAATGAAATGTATGCAGAGAAGCGTTCCATTTCTGTTTTAGATAAATCTTTCTATGAAATGTGGTCATTTTTTCAAGAATATGACTACAAAACAGCCATGGGAAGCAGTATAATCTGGGATACTTTTTGTGCTACAATAACGGAAGTGTTGCCAAAAGACGAACTGAATAGGGTAACCTTAGAGGATATGACTACGGGGTTAAGGTGGATTTATAGATTCTTAATTCCTATGGCAATTAAAGTACCTAAGGTAGATATTAGCCATGTTACTATAGCTGGGGTAGCTATAATCCCCGCTTTGGCCCTTAAATATAAATATGGCACCCCAATATTGGTTACGGAGCATGGTGTTTTTATTAGGGAAAGATTACTTTCTATAAGTACGGGTAATTATTCCTTTTTCTTAAAAAAATTATTGATTAATTTTTCGGAGTGCGTTACCAAACTTGCCTATTTTCATGCAACAAAAATAACTACGGTAAGTAATTTCAATATGCCGTGGGAGGCTTATTACGGAGCAGATATCAAAAAAACTTCGGTAATCTACAACGGTGTAGACCATCGTAAATTTAAACCCTTGCCAAAACCAAAACATTTAGAGAATACGCCTACGGTAGTTGCGGCGGCACGTATTTTTGAATTAAAGGATATACTTACTATGGTAAGAACCTGTAATGAAGTTCAAAAAAAAGTACCTAACGTTCAATTTCTTGTTTATGGCAATAAGGATGCCGTACCAGAATACACTAGGGAATGTGAATCGTTGATTAAAGATTTGGGCTTAGGTCAAAACTTTTTTTTAAACGGTTTTCATAATACGCCCCATGAACTTTATGCAGAGGGAGATATATCTATTTTAACATCAATATCTGAGGGATTCCCTTTTACGGTAATAGAGTCAATGAGTTGTGGAATACCTGTGGTAGCTACTGATGTAGGTGGCGTTTCAGAGGCATTGGATGAAAATTGTGGTGCACTATGTAAGCCTAAAGACCATATTCAGTTGGCCCGACAAGTGATTATTTTATTACAGGATAGGGAGCTTAGATTATTAAAAGGTAAAAATGCTAGAAAAAAGGTATGTGAAAATTTCACTTTGGAAAAGTTTGTTCAAGCTTTTGAAGATACGTATGATTCCCTCTCACAAAAGCGTGTAAGACTAATCAAATTAGAGCCGTCTGGTATAATTCCAATTCAATCTGTAGGTTAA